The following are from one region of the Nicotiana tabacum cultivar K326 chromosome 3, ASM71507v2, whole genome shotgun sequence genome:
- the LOC107763407 gene encoding uncharacterized protein LOC107763407 isoform X2 has product MAESSKGASSTVKSKKKDPLLDLDMGDDFLKSLKSMSMGDDAMDFDFGPVSKNKKKTFNFDKEDMDFSLDSDFGKISSFNIDMPDLDISSPCKKDRKSRETSKKESNGAGNKKKGDDFNFSFDFELDNFGFGSSQESREKAKNNQEKDSFSFGSSQESREKAKNSQEKECTSKKSGNEGSGSHLNEDIGSLEDRTAQKHRASEAGMNLTIDTHINTDKSHDTTKHSLPSNHTMSNNDTSKLQSVSSEVALEKAKSSLQEKISTSTQEAVCQVEEGTSLISPSESRKDTSSGLQQHVNSVATDDVNKKVLLDSDTDYEKTVLESSSLEDVATSRKNASEKSILESDKHVLETNKDRTETHSNSMYITNAIENKMQDVKIVNEIQNPTSELSTSSLSNGIVAEDLTAEKRRDTGVIRSKFFMPSIKPAAQMQKTTSLTETKASAFGNKRVGSITRSPSDEIISQDNKDDETGSKAGFPPDSRSLPMINPLQTGSQESHQILGITMKGSQSDGEENIRTLIGSLRPNEQKPEQGKSVPEKSKASIKDLFTFSSRVSPPSKSQQTTTSTPCSIAVPRNTTPIPTAKNTLNEGDKTLPIKAARRTLDTSRLKISAKLGAKPEISRTVLQKDMKSSKTVNQHGGFKAILQAKDNNSTERLKQMPANSSIKRKVPETNLDLTILLPSKRLSHSPSESRGSSEGTEKIWHKQVNDHEHSGNGNKTSDYENCQISSRDVPMEMNIKELGRPFEIEDDDNIKKAEALSKDLDDVRSASSLFLVFPCFLLAGVVSFQIL; this is encoded by the exons ATGGCAGAATCTTCGAAGGGAGCATCTTCGACtgtcaaatcaaagaagaaagatcCATTACTTG ATCTGGATATGGGAGATGACTTTCTTAAGTCATTGAAATCGATGTCTATGGGAGATGATGCGATGGATTTCGACTTTGGGCCTGTatccaaaaataagaaaaagacatTCAACTTTGACAAAGA GGATATGGATTTCAGCCTTGATAGTGATTTTGGCAAGATATCATCCTTCAACATTGACATGCCAGATCTTGATATCTCTTCCCCATGTAAAAAGGATCGAAAATCAAGGGAGACATCAAAGAAAGAATCCAATGGTGCTGGCAACAAAAAGAAGGGAGATGACTTcaatttttcatttgattttga GTTGGATAATTTCGGTTTTGGGTCAAGCCAGGAGAGTAGAGAAAAGGCAAAGAACAACCAAGAAAAGGATAGCTTCAGTTTTGGGTCAAGCCAGGAGAGTAGAGAAAAGGCAAAGAACAGCCAAGAAAAGGAATGTACTTCTAAGAAAAGTGGTAATGAAGGCTCTGGAAGTCATCTGAATGAAGACATTGGTTCTTTAGAGGACAGGACAGCCCAGAAACACAGGGCATCAGAGGCTGGGATGAATTTAACTATTGATACTCATATTAACACAGATAAAAGTCATGACACCACTAAACATAGTTTACCTTCAAACCATACTATGAGCAATAACGACACTTCAAAGTTGCAATCAGTTAGCAGTGAAGTTGCACTGGAGAAAGCAAAAAGTTCGTTACAGGAAAAAATATCTACCAGCACTCAAGAAGCAGTTTGCCAAGTAGAGGAGGGAACTTCTTTGATATCACCAAGTGAATCAAGGAAGGATACTTCTTCTGGTTTACAGCAACATGTTAATTCTGTGGCTACGGATGACGTCaacaaaaaagtgcttttggactCAGACACAGACTATGAGAAGACAGTTTTAGAAAGTTCATCTTTGGAGGATGTTGCAACATCAAGGAAGAATGCTAGTGAAAAGAGCATCCTTGAAAGCGATAAGCATGTTTTGGAGACCAATAAGGACAGGACTGAGACACATTCCAACAGTATGTACATTACAAATGCTATAGAAAACAAAATGCAAGACGTGAAAATCGTTAACGAGATTCAGAACCCAACTTCTGAGCTTTCTACATCCTCTTTAAGCAA TGGAATAGTAGCTGAAGATTTGACAGCAGAGAAAAGAAGAGACACTGGTGTCATCAGGTCAAAATTTTTTATGCCATCAATTAAACCTGCAGCTCAGATGCAGAAGACAACATCATTGACTGAGACAAAAGCTTCTGCATTTGGTAACAAGAGAGTTGGCTCCATAACACGGAGTCCTTCAGATGAAATAAT ATCTCAAGATAACAAAGATGATGAAACTGGGAGCAAAGCTGGTTTTCCCCCGGACTCTAGATCACTGCCAATGATTAACCCTCTTCAGACAGGAAGTCAGGAGAGCCACCAGATTTTAGGCATTACTAT GAAGGGCTCCCAGTCGGATGGTGAGGAAAACATAAGAACGTTGATTGGTTCTTTGAGGCCAAATGAACAAAAACCAGAACAAGGAAAATCTGTTCCCGAGAAAAGCAAAGCAAGCATTAAAGATCTTTTTACTTTCAG TTCCCGGGTAAGTCCTCCTAGCAAAAGTCAACAGACAACTACGTCCACCCCATGCAGCATTGCTGTACCAAGAAACACGACTCCTATTCCAACTGCAAAGAATACTCTCAACGAAGGAGACAAAACACTGCCTATTAAAGCTGCCAGGAGGACTCTAGACACATCTAGACTGAAAATTTCAGC AAAACTTGGTGCAAAGCCTGAGATATCTCGGACAGTGTTGCAAAAAGATATGAAATCCTCAAAAACTGTGAACCAGCATGGTGGTTTTAAAGCTATTTTACAAGCCAAAGACAATAATAGTACAGAGAGGCTGAAGCAAATGCCTGCTAACTCATCCATCAAGAGGAAAGTACCAGAG ACGAATTTGGATTTGACGATCCTACTTCCGTCAAAGCGTCTTTCGCACTCACCCAGTGAAAGCAG GGGCTCCTCTGAAGGTACAGAAAAGATATGGCACAAACAG GTTAATGATCATGAACATTCTGGAAATGGTAATAAGACGAGTGATTATGAAAATTGCCAAATCTCTTCACGTGATGTTCCTATGGAGATGAACATCAAAGAGTTAGGGCGCCCTTTTGAGATAGAAGATGATGACAACATAAAGAAGGCTGAGGCTCTTTCAAAGGATCTCGATGATGTACGGAGTGCTTCCTCGCTATTTTTGGTTTTTCCTTGTTTTCTGCTTGCTGGTGTAGTATCTTTTCAGATATTATGA
- the LOC107763407 gene encoding uncharacterized protein At4g18490-like isoform X1 encodes MAESSKGASSTVKSKKKDPLLDLDMGDDFLKSLKSMSMGDDAMDFDFGPVSKNKKKTFNFDKEDMDFSLDSDFGKISSFNIDMPDLDISSPCKKDRKSRETSKKESNGAGNKKKGDDFNFSFDFELDNFGFGSSQESREKAKNNQEKDSFSFGSSQESREKAKNSQEKECTSKKSGNEGSGSHLNEDIGSLEDRTAQKHRASEAGMNLTIDTHINTDKSHDTTKHSLPSNHTMSNNDTSKLQSVSSEVALEKAKSSLQEKISTSTQEAVCQVEEGTSLISPSESRKDTSSGLQQHVNSVATDDVNKKVLLDSDTDYEKTVLESSSLEDVATSRKNASEKSILESDKHVLETNKDRTETHSNSMYITNAIENKMQDVKIVNEIQNPTSELSTSSLSNGIVAEDLTAEKRRDTGVIRSKFFMPSIKPAAQMQKTTSLTETKASAFGNKRVGSITRSPSDEIISQDNKDDETGSKAGFPPDSRSLPMINPLQTGSQESHQILGITMKGSQSDGEENIRTLIGSLRPNEQKPEQGKSVPEKSKASIKDLFTFSSRVSPPSKSQQTTTSTPCSIAVPRNTTPIPTAKNTLNEGDKTLPIKAARRTLDTSRLKISAKLGAKPEISRTVLQKDMKSSKTVNQHGGFKAILQAKDNNSTERLKQMPANSSIKRKVPETNLDLTILLPSKRLSHSPSESRGSSEGTEKIWHKQVNDHEHSGNGNKTSDYENCQISSRDVPMEMNIKELGRPFEIEDDDNIKKAEALSKDLDDMCSMLRKKQEEAKEVLVRAVVNNNKLLLLNHPIYEEKIHRVQKFAAELMTRYQLAT; translated from the exons ATGGCAGAATCTTCGAAGGGAGCATCTTCGACtgtcaaatcaaagaagaaagatcCATTACTTG ATCTGGATATGGGAGATGACTTTCTTAAGTCATTGAAATCGATGTCTATGGGAGATGATGCGATGGATTTCGACTTTGGGCCTGTatccaaaaataagaaaaagacatTCAACTTTGACAAAGA GGATATGGATTTCAGCCTTGATAGTGATTTTGGCAAGATATCATCCTTCAACATTGACATGCCAGATCTTGATATCTCTTCCCCATGTAAAAAGGATCGAAAATCAAGGGAGACATCAAAGAAAGAATCCAATGGTGCTGGCAACAAAAAGAAGGGAGATGACTTcaatttttcatttgattttga GTTGGATAATTTCGGTTTTGGGTCAAGCCAGGAGAGTAGAGAAAAGGCAAAGAACAACCAAGAAAAGGATAGCTTCAGTTTTGGGTCAAGCCAGGAGAGTAGAGAAAAGGCAAAGAACAGCCAAGAAAAGGAATGTACTTCTAAGAAAAGTGGTAATGAAGGCTCTGGAAGTCATCTGAATGAAGACATTGGTTCTTTAGAGGACAGGACAGCCCAGAAACACAGGGCATCAGAGGCTGGGATGAATTTAACTATTGATACTCATATTAACACAGATAAAAGTCATGACACCACTAAACATAGTTTACCTTCAAACCATACTATGAGCAATAACGACACTTCAAAGTTGCAATCAGTTAGCAGTGAAGTTGCACTGGAGAAAGCAAAAAGTTCGTTACAGGAAAAAATATCTACCAGCACTCAAGAAGCAGTTTGCCAAGTAGAGGAGGGAACTTCTTTGATATCACCAAGTGAATCAAGGAAGGATACTTCTTCTGGTTTACAGCAACATGTTAATTCTGTGGCTACGGATGACGTCaacaaaaaagtgcttttggactCAGACACAGACTATGAGAAGACAGTTTTAGAAAGTTCATCTTTGGAGGATGTTGCAACATCAAGGAAGAATGCTAGTGAAAAGAGCATCCTTGAAAGCGATAAGCATGTTTTGGAGACCAATAAGGACAGGACTGAGACACATTCCAACAGTATGTACATTACAAATGCTATAGAAAACAAAATGCAAGACGTGAAAATCGTTAACGAGATTCAGAACCCAACTTCTGAGCTTTCTACATCCTCTTTAAGCAA TGGAATAGTAGCTGAAGATTTGACAGCAGAGAAAAGAAGAGACACTGGTGTCATCAGGTCAAAATTTTTTATGCCATCAATTAAACCTGCAGCTCAGATGCAGAAGACAACATCATTGACTGAGACAAAAGCTTCTGCATTTGGTAACAAGAGAGTTGGCTCCATAACACGGAGTCCTTCAGATGAAATAAT ATCTCAAGATAACAAAGATGATGAAACTGGGAGCAAAGCTGGTTTTCCCCCGGACTCTAGATCACTGCCAATGATTAACCCTCTTCAGACAGGAAGTCAGGAGAGCCACCAGATTTTAGGCATTACTAT GAAGGGCTCCCAGTCGGATGGTGAGGAAAACATAAGAACGTTGATTGGTTCTTTGAGGCCAAATGAACAAAAACCAGAACAAGGAAAATCTGTTCCCGAGAAAAGCAAAGCAAGCATTAAAGATCTTTTTACTTTCAG TTCCCGGGTAAGTCCTCCTAGCAAAAGTCAACAGACAACTACGTCCACCCCATGCAGCATTGCTGTACCAAGAAACACGACTCCTATTCCAACTGCAAAGAATACTCTCAACGAAGGAGACAAAACACTGCCTATTAAAGCTGCCAGGAGGACTCTAGACACATCTAGACTGAAAATTTCAGC AAAACTTGGTGCAAAGCCTGAGATATCTCGGACAGTGTTGCAAAAAGATATGAAATCCTCAAAAACTGTGAACCAGCATGGTGGTTTTAAAGCTATTTTACAAGCCAAAGACAATAATAGTACAGAGAGGCTGAAGCAAATGCCTGCTAACTCATCCATCAAGAGGAAAGTACCAGAG ACGAATTTGGATTTGACGATCCTACTTCCGTCAAAGCGTCTTTCGCACTCACCCAGTGAAAGCAG GGGCTCCTCTGAAGGTACAGAAAAGATATGGCACAAACAG GTTAATGATCATGAACATTCTGGAAATGGTAATAAGACGAGTGATTATGAAAATTGCCAAATCTCTTCACGTGATGTTCCTATGGAGATGAACATCAAAGAGTTAGGGCGCCCTTTTGAGATAGAAGATGATGACAACATAAAGAAGGCTGAGGCTCTTTCAAAGGATCTCGATGAT ATGTGCAGCATGCTGAGGAAAAAGCAGGAGGAGGCAAAAGAAGTATTAGTTCGTGCTGTTGTGAACAACAATAAGCTGCTGCTGCTTAACCATCCCATTTATGAAGAGAAG